In a single window of the Sediminicoccus sp. KRV36 genome:
- a CDS encoding amidohydrolase family protein translates to MNVIRPQAAPGRPLAATQGMIDVDIHPRPRSIRDYEPWLSAEMRERLNTFGIRPRHGFVKGTPYFKSQPLACRRDAWPENGTPASDLAFLQSQMLDFHGIDVGVLNPLQPTAQGDQNNPFSVAMAHAVNEWQLASWVDRDARLRASIVVPYEDPEASAREIRARAGDPRFCQVLLMSRTSHPLGNPKYWPVFEAAQEVGLPVGIHAFGYSGWAMTNGGWPSFYIEEVSEHATSCQSLVNSLVIEGVLERFPRLRIILIECGFGWLPSVAWRLDKHWSSLKSELPTMQRLPSQQICDQIWVSTQPIEEPVRPEQLLDCMGWIGWEKILYASDYPHWDFDDPRTAIPSFIPEAKRAAIYGGNARKLYGFHG, encoded by the coding sequence ATGAACGTCATCCGCCCCCAAGCCGCTCCCGGCAGGCCACTGGCCGCGACCCAGGGCATGATTGACGTGGATATCCATCCGCGCCCGCGCTCCATCCGCGACTATGAACCCTGGCTTTCGGCCGAGATGCGGGAGCGGCTCAATACCTTCGGCATCCGCCCGCGCCATGGCTTCGTGAAGGGCACGCCCTATTTCAAGTCGCAGCCGCTGGCCTGCCGCCGCGATGCCTGGCCCGAGAACGGCACGCCCGCCAGCGACCTCGCTTTCCTGCAAAGCCAGATGCTGGATTTCCACGGCATTGACGTGGGCGTGCTGAACCCGCTGCAACCCACCGCGCAGGGCGACCAGAACAACCCTTTCTCCGTCGCCATGGCGCATGCGGTGAATGAATGGCAGCTGGCTTCCTGGGTGGATCGCGATGCGCGGCTGCGCGCCAGCATCGTCGTCCCCTATGAGGACCCGGAGGCGAGTGCGCGCGAAATCCGGGCGCGCGCCGGTGATCCGCGCTTCTGCCAGGTGCTGCTGATGAGCCGCACCTCCCACCCGCTCGGCAATCCGAAATACTGGCCCGTCTTCGAGGCCGCGCAGGAGGTGGGGCTGCCCGTCGGCATCCATGCCTTCGGCTATAGCGGCTGGGCCATGACCAATGGCGGCTGGCCCAGTTTCTATATCGAGGAGGTGAGCGAGCACGCCACCTCCTGCCAGTCCCTCGTCAATTCGCTGGTGATCGAGGGCGTGCTGGAGCGTTTCCCCAGGCTGCGCATCATCCTCATCGAATGCGGCTTCGGCTGGCTGCCAAGTGTAGCGTGGCGGCTCGACAAGCATTGGTCCTCGCTGAAAAGCGAGTTGCCGACGATGCAGCGCCTGCCCTCGCAGCAGATCTGCGACCAGATCTGGGTCAGCACCCAGCCTATCGAGGAGCCGGTGCGGCCCGAGCAGCTGCTGGACTGCATGGGCTGGATCGGCTGGGAGAAGATCCTCTACGCCAGCGATTATCCGCATTGGGATTTCGACGATCCGCGCACCGCGATCCCGAGCTTCATCCCCGAGGCGAAGCGCGCCGCGATCTATGGCGGCAATGCGCGCAAGCTCTACGGGTTCCATGGCTGA
- a CDS encoding Rieske (2Fe-2S) protein: MRHVVGPVAEIPPGERRLVEANGKRVVVFNLGGEFFALSDRCPHQGGSLALGPVMGLVESPGPGEYSYGRAGEIIRCPWHAWEFDIRTGKSRFDPRRMKVRAFPACVEKGEALQAETFPVRVEEDYVVVEV, encoded by the coding sequence ATGCGCCATGTGGTCGGCCCCGTCGCCGAGATCCCGCCCGGCGAACGCCGCCTGGTCGAGGCCAATGGCAAGCGTGTCGTGGTCTTCAACCTGGGTGGCGAATTCTTCGCCCTCTCGGATCGCTGCCCGCACCAGGGAGGCTCCCTGGCGCTTGGGCCCGTGATGGGGTTGGTGGAAAGCCCCGGCCCTGGCGAATACAGCTACGGCCGGGCCGGCGAGATCATCCGCTGCCCCTGGCATGCCTGGGAGTTCGACATCCGCACCGGCAAGTCGCGCTTCGACCCGCGCCGCATGAAGGTGCGCGCCTTCCCCGCCTGCGTGGAGAAGGGCGAGGCGCTCCAGGCGGAGACCTTCCCCGTGCGGGTGGAGGAAGATTACGTGGTGGTCGAAGTCTAG